Proteins from a single region of bacterium:
- a CDS encoding AAA family ATPase, producing the protein MKTDGRIDAALAAVNALVRGKEDVVRLAVACLLARGHLLLEDLPGVGKTTLALALARVLGLDFARVQFTADLLPTDILGVSVLDVGTGALAFRPGPVFHQIVLADEINRATPKTQSALLEAMAEGQVSVEGRTHQLPQPFFVIATQNPVEHYGTYPLPESQLDRFMMTLRMGYPGRDAERVLLANLDTRERVDRAEAVVGADDLAALQERAAAVTVAAPLLEYVLDLAAASRVSDRLLIGISPRGAEHWVRAAKAAALLAGRDYCVPEDVQGVAEAVVAHRLLPRGEFERLDRASLVRDLLRATPVR; encoded by the coding sequence GTGAAGACCGACGGTCGGATCGACGCCGCCCTCGCCGCCGTGAACGCCCTCGTGCGTGGCAAGGAGGACGTCGTGCGGCTGGCGGTGGCCTGCCTGCTGGCGCGCGGCCACCTGCTCCTCGAGGACCTCCCCGGCGTCGGCAAGACCACCCTCGCCCTGGCGCTGGCCCGGGTGCTGGGGCTCGACTTCGCGCGGGTGCAGTTCACCGCGGACCTGCTCCCGACCGACATCCTGGGCGTGTCGGTGCTGGACGTGGGGACGGGCGCCCTCGCCTTCCGGCCCGGGCCGGTCTTCCACCAGATCGTCCTCGCCGACGAGATCAACCGCGCCACGCCGAAGACCCAGAGCGCGCTGCTCGAGGCGATGGCCGAGGGGCAGGTCTCGGTGGAGGGCCGCACCCACCAGCTGCCGCAGCCCTTCTTCGTGATCGCGACCCAGAACCCGGTCGAGCACTACGGCACCTACCCGCTGCCCGAGTCGCAACTCGACCGCTTCATGATGACGCTGCGCATGGGCTACCCCGGGCGCGACGCCGAACGCGTCCTCCTCGCAAACCTGGACACGCGCGAGCGCGTCGACCGCGCCGAGGCGGTCGTCGGCGCCGACGACCTCGCCGCCCTCCAGGAACGCGCGGCCGCGGTGACCGTCGCCGCGCCGCTGCTGGAGTACGTCCTCGACCTCGCTGCCGCCTCCCGCGTCTCGGACCGCCTGCTCATCGGCATCTCCCCGCGCGGCGCCGAGCACTGGGTGCGCGCGGCGAAGGCTGCGGCGCTGCTCGCGGGCAGGGACTACTGCGTCCCCGAGGACGTGCAGGGCGTGGCCGAGGCGGTGGTCGCGCACCGCCTCCTTCCCCGGGGCGAGTTCGAAAGGCTGGACCGTGCCTCCCTCGTCCGGGACCTCCTCCGGGCCACCCCCGTCCGCTGA
- a CDS encoding DUF3488 and transglutaminase-like domain-containing protein has product MRPRSVSLAFAYALAAAATAAVALSPLHRSAWMLAAFGWIAGALWDHRGGRRAPVFVLNLVGLAGSLAFLAPPRRDTLAEQSLAALALLLAVKLLGAKARRDHLQILAVSLLLVAGCASLEPEIGFALLLVAAIVLGVLFLLWLPFAEAVPALDRRLARRLAVIGGGLVAASLPLAALLFVVLPRSVNPFWAGLGARSRTGTSGVSDQLRLGDVERVALSGAVAFRAEIEDGPLATTPYWRGAVLEVTDGRRWSVSPLWRPATPPPQGPAQPAGTRVTYFVEPHGDRQLFLLESPLRATVGARLQLLGAGRALRLPLPLARRIRYTGTSVPGDRYAERLSREERALDLAVPAALPDPIRDLALRAAGGEIDPRRIADRLLAHFARGYTYSLEVPAPAGDPLEAFLLVNRTGYCEYFAAGLATMLRVCGVPARLVSGYLGGDWVAAGSYYLVTQASAHAWVEAWIDGEWVRLDATPAAAALGATAASRRLRRPLLWLDTLRMRWNSWVVQYDAESQLQIARAGAEGFRSLRRLRLPAGASRAALIALAAAIALAALALLAARGRRDGGRSPLERRRERFEALAARRGCAREPWEGPLDHA; this is encoded by the coding sequence GTGAGGCCGCGCAGCGTCAGCCTGGCGTTCGCGTACGCCCTCGCGGCGGCGGCCACGGCCGCGGTCGCCCTCTCGCCGCTGCACCGCAGCGCCTGGATGCTGGCGGCCTTCGGCTGGATCGCCGGGGCGCTCTGGGACCACCGGGGCGGCCGCCGCGCACCGGTCTTCGTCCTCAATCTCGTCGGGCTGGCGGGCTCGCTCGCCTTCCTCGCGCCCCCGCGGCGCGACACGCTCGCGGAGCAGTCGCTCGCGGCGCTGGCGCTGCTGCTGGCGGTCAAGCTCCTCGGCGCGAAGGCGCGCCGGGACCACCTCCAGATCCTCGCCGTATCGCTGCTGCTCGTCGCGGGGTGCGCCTCGCTGGAGCCGGAAATCGGCTTCGCCCTCCTGCTGGTGGCCGCGATCGTCCTCGGGGTGCTCTTCCTGCTCTGGCTCCCCTTCGCCGAGGCGGTCCCGGCGCTGGACCGGCGCCTCGCCCGACGCCTGGCCGTGATCGGCGGCGGGCTCGTCGCGGCGTCCCTGCCGCTGGCGGCGCTGCTGTTCGTCGTGCTGCCACGCTCGGTGAACCCCTTCTGGGCGGGACTCGGGGCGCGATCGCGGACGGGGACCAGCGGCGTCTCGGACCAGCTGCGCCTCGGGGACGTCGAGCGCGTGGCACTCAGCGGCGCGGTCGCATTCCGTGCCGAGATCGAGGACGGACCGCTGGCCACGACGCCGTACTGGCGCGGCGCCGTCCTCGAGGTCACGGACGGGCGCAGGTGGAGCGTCTCCCCGCTCTGGCGCCCGGCCACGCCCCCGCCGCAGGGACCGGCGCAGCCCGCCGGCACCCGCGTCACGTACTTCGTCGAGCCCCACGGCGACCGGCAGCTCTTCCTCCTCGAGTCGCCCCTGCGCGCGACGGTGGGCGCGCGGCTCCAGCTCCTCGGCGCCGGCCGCGCGCTGCGCCTGCCCCTGCCGCTGGCACGGCGCATCCGCTACACCGGCACATCCGTCCCCGGCGACCGCTACGCCGAGCGGCTCTCGCGCGAGGAGCGCGCCCTGGACCTCGCCGTGCCGGCCGCGCTCCCCGATCCGATCCGGGATCTGGCGCTGCGCGCCGCCGGCGGCGAGATCGACCCGCGGCGCATCGCGGACCGGCTCCTGGCGCACTTCGCCCGCGGCTACACCTACTCCCTCGAGGTGCCGGCGCCGGCGGGCGACCCGCTCGAGGCGTTCCTGCTGGTCAACCGCACGGGCTACTGCGAGTACTTCGCCGCCGGGCTCGCGACCATGCTGCGCGTCTGCGGGGTCCCGGCGCGCCTCGTCAGCGGCTACCTCGGCGGCGACTGGGTCGCCGCCGGCTCCTACTACCTCGTGACTCAGGCCTCCGCGCACGCCTGGGTCGAGGCCTGGATCGACGGCGAGTGGGTCCGCCTCGACGCCACCCCGGCGGCGGCGGCGCTCGGCGCCACCGCGGCGTCGCGGCGGCTGCGGCGGCCGCTGCTCTGGCTCGATACGCTGCGGATGCGCTGGAACAGCTGGGTCGTCCAGTACGACGCCGAATCGCAGCTCCAGATCGCCCGCGCCGGGGCGGAAGGCTTCCGGAGCCTGCGCCGCCTCCGTCTTCCCGCCGGCGCGTCGCGCGCGGCGCTCATCGCGCTGGCCGCGGCGATCGCGCTGGCGGCGCTCGCGCTCCTCGCCGCCCGCGGGCGGCGCGACGGGGGCCGCAGCCCGCTGGAGCGGCGCCGCGAGCGCTTCGAAGCTCTCGCCGCCCGTCGCGGCTGCGCGCGCGAGCCCTGGGAAGGGCCGCTCGACCACGCG
- a CDS encoding DUF58 domain-containing protein, whose protein sequence is MPPSSGTSSGPPPSAEPAGVPLAAGDLRIRLTAPGGFAIALVLAAGVVAVNSGNNLLYFVVASLLALLALSGILGHRNLAAASVRLLPPDEAWAGRPASVRVLLAAGPGRASYLLAVGEAGKPPAAVAAEVPRGGATDVPLAVSFPARGVQPWPALEISSEFPFGLIRRGRVVRPRGGCLVYPQPLPVSWESVDRAEREGELATRRKAGLGGDYRGLRDYVPGDAIARVQWTSWLRLRRLLTKEFESEGAPPVVYAFDAVPGPGTEARLGQLAWLVRTALRRGRAAGLELPGQTFAPGSGQAHRRALLGALARFPGPT, encoded by the coding sequence GTGCCTCCCTCGTCCGGGACCTCCTCCGGGCCACCCCCGTCCGCTGAGCCCGCCGGCGTCCCCCTCGCCGCCGGGGACCTGCGCATCCGGCTCACCGCGCCCGGGGGTTTCGCGATCGCCCTCGTCCTGGCGGCGGGCGTCGTTGCGGTGAACTCCGGCAACAACCTCCTCTACTTCGTCGTGGCCTCGCTGCTGGCCCTGCTCGCGCTCTCCGGCATCCTCGGGCACCGCAATCTGGCGGCGGCGAGCGTCCGGCTGCTCCCGCCGGACGAGGCGTGGGCGGGCCGCCCGGCGTCCGTGCGCGTCCTGCTCGCGGCCGGGCCGGGCCGAGCGTCCTACCTGCTGGCGGTGGGGGAAGCGGGGAAGCCGCCCGCCGCGGTGGCCGCCGAGGTGCCGCGCGGCGGCGCGACCGACGTGCCGCTGGCCGTGAGCTTCCCCGCGCGCGGGGTGCAGCCGTGGCCGGCGCTGGAGATCTCCTCCGAGTTCCCCTTCGGTCTCATACGCCGCGGCCGCGTCGTGCGGCCCCGCGGCGGCTGCCTCGTCTACCCGCAACCGCTGCCGGTCTCCTGGGAGAGCGTCGACCGCGCCGAGCGCGAGGGCGAGCTGGCGACGCGCCGCAAGGCGGGCCTCGGGGGCGACTACCGCGGCCTGAGGGATTACGTCCCGGGCGACGCCATCGCGCGCGTGCAGTGGACGAGCTGGCTGCGCCTGCGCCGGCTGCTCACGAAGGAGTTCGAGTCCGAGGGCGCGCCGCCGGTCGTGTACGCCTTCGACGCGGTCCCCGGACCGGGCACGGAGGCGCGCCTCGGCCAGCTCGCCTGGCTCGTGCGCACGGCGCTGCGGCGGGGACGCGCCGCCGGCCTCGAGCTGCCCGGGCAGACCTTCGCCCCCGGCAGCGGCCAGGCCCACCGCCGCGCGCTCCTCGGCGCGCTCGCGCGCTTCCCGGGACCGACGTGA
- a CDS encoding GDP-mannose 4,6-dehydratase: protein MDQKGPVLVTGAAGFGGSHLVEHLLERGLAVVGLDHPEARPENLEAVRGRIDYVACDLAAGGADEVRGALGGREFAAVYHLAGLASVRRSFGEVRRTLEVNAFASVNLLEALLRQATPPRVLLVGSAEEYGVAPAGAGALAEDAPLAPANPYALSKVWQEALGGYYARTRRWPILMTRTYNHTGPRQGADYVCADFARQIARIELRLAEPVIRVGNLGAARDFLDVRDVVRAYRLIVARGTPGAAYNVCSGSVRTIADLLQILLGQAVLRIKVEVDVSRHRPVDVPVLHGDPGRLARETGWAPAIGIERSLGDLLEYWRRRVAAEAGAGQPRAAGSPA, encoded by the coding sequence ATGGATCAGAAGGGGCCGGTCCTCGTCACGGGCGCGGCCGGCTTCGGCGGCAGCCATCTCGTCGAGCACCTGCTCGAGCGCGGGCTCGCCGTGGTCGGGCTCGACCACCCGGAGGCGCGGCCCGAGAATCTCGAGGCCGTGCGCGGGCGGATCGACTACGTCGCCTGCGACCTCGCGGCCGGCGGCGCGGACGAGGTGCGCGGGGCCCTCGGCGGGCGGGAGTTCGCCGCGGTCTACCACCTCGCGGGCCTCGCGAGCGTGCGCCGCTCCTTCGGCGAGGTCCGGCGGACCCTCGAGGTGAACGCGTTCGCCTCGGTCAACCTCCTCGAGGCGCTCCTGCGGCAGGCGACGCCGCCGCGGGTGCTCCTCGTGGGCTCGGCGGAGGAGTACGGCGTCGCGCCCGCGGGCGCCGGCGCGCTCGCCGAGGACGCGCCGCTGGCGCCGGCGAACCCCTACGCCCTGAGCAAGGTCTGGCAGGAGGCGCTCGGGGGCTACTACGCGCGGACCCGGCGCTGGCCGATCCTCATGACGCGCACCTACAACCACACGGGGCCCCGCCAGGGGGCGGACTACGTGTGCGCCGACTTCGCGCGGCAGATCGCGCGCATCGAGCTGCGCCTCGCGGAGCCGGTCATCCGCGTGGGGAACCTCGGGGCCGCGCGCGACTTTCTCGACGTGCGGGACGTCGTGCGTGCCTACCGGCTCATCGTGGCCCGGGGGACCCCGGGCGCGGCGTACAACGTCTGCTCCGGCAGCGTGCGGACCATCGCGGATCTGCTGCAGATCCTGCTCGGGCAGGCGGTGCTCAGGATCAAGGTCGAGGTCGACGTGTCGCGCCACCGCCCGGTGGACGTCCCGGTCCTGCACGGCGACCCCGGGCGCCTCGCGCGCGAGACGGGCTGGGCCCCGGCCATCGGGATCGAGCGGAGCCTCGGCGACCTGCTCGAATACTGGCGTCGGCGCGTCGCGGCCGAGGCGGGCGCCGGGCAGCCGCGCGCGGCGGGCTCGCCGGCGTGA
- a CDS encoding ferredoxin, giving the protein MAVKKVWIEEGCTVCGVCADLAPEVFQLGDDSSTVIAGANLAANSDAIIDAARNCPVEIIKYEE; this is encoded by the coding sequence ATGGCGGTGAAGAAGGTCTGGATCGAGGAAGGCTGTACCGTGTGCGGCGTCTGCGCCGATCTGGCGCCCGAGGTCTTCCAGCTGGGCGACGACTCGAGCACGGTGATCGCGGGCGCGAACCTGGCCGCGAACTCCGACGCCATCATCGACGCGGCGCGCAACTGCCCCGTCGAGATCATCAAGTACGAGGAGTAG